From bacterium:
GCTTGTCCCTCGCCATGCGGCCGCTGCCGCTGCCGCTGCCTGCCGCGGCGCAGCCGGCGGGGGCGCCGCAGAAGCCGGCCGCCCCGGAGCCCTCCCGATGAATCGCCGCGAACGCCTTATGCTCATGGTCGCGATCGTCCTGCTCGGCGGGATCATTTTCAAGTTTTTCATCCACGACCCGGCGCAGGCCGAACACGACACGCTGGTCGCGGCGCGCGACAGCGCCGCCGCGGAACTCACCAAAGACCAGCAGATCGTCGCGCGCGCGGAACACGCGCGGCAGGAATACGAGCGGCTGCGTGCCTACATCGCGACGATGGAACAGAAGCTGCCGCCGCGCAAGGAGATTCCGGCGCTGCTGACGGCGATGGAACAGTTCACGAAACAGGTCGGCGTGACGCTGGCCAGCATCCATCCCGGCACGTTGACGGCCGTGAACGCCGCGCCCGCGGGGGCGCAGGGCCAGACGCCGGCCAGCCAGACGCCGGCCAGCCAGACGCCGGCCGGCCAGACGCCGGCCGCCGGATCGCGACAGAAGCCCGCGCGGACGCTGGCCTACTCGTCCATGCCGGTTGATCTGCTGCTGAGCGGCACGTTCGCACAGACCGTCGACTACCTGAAGCAGCTGCGGAACTTTCCGAGGCTCATCATCGTCGACTCGGTGTCGCTCTCGCCGCAGACGCTTCCGAAACTCAATGTGACGATTCGGGCGGAGATGTATACTCTTGGAACGCCGTCCACGCAGACGGGGGGAACGCACTAACGTGGCGCGCCTTCGGGAGTTCATCGGCAAACACCGGGCCGCGGCCGTGATCGTCGCGGTTGCCGCGGCCGCGTTGGCGGGCTGGCGGATCTACGCCATGCTGGGGGCAGGCGCCCCCGCGGCGCCGAGATCCGTGGTGCAGCCGGCAGCACCTCCCGCGCCCGCCGCGCACCTTTCCGGTGCGGCGGCGCCGGCCGCGCCGGGCGCACCGTCGTCAGGCGCGTCGACCGGTTCCCCGGCGGCAGGCTCGACGACCGCCGTCGCTCCGGGCGTCCGCGCGCCTGCCGCGCCGTCGACGGCACCGGTGGCATCGGGCGCGCCGCCGAGTACGGGCCGCGCCGACCCATTCGCGCCGCTGGCCACCCCAGGTGGCGGCAGCCCGGCGAGCATCAACCCGCCGCTGCCTCCGGTGCCGCCGCTCGCGCCGGGCTCGTTCGGGCCGTCCGCGTCCACCGGAGCGGGCTCGGCCCTGCCGGGCCTTCCCGGCACGCCGGGCACGCATGGGCAGTTTCAGCTTACCGGCATTGTGCTGGGTCCGTCCGCGGTCGCCATCCTCAACGACGGCG
This genomic window contains:
- the pilO gene encoding type 4a pilus biogenesis protein PilO; translation: MNRRERLMLMVAIVLLGGIIFKFFIHDPAQAEHDTLVAARDSAAAELTKDQQIVARAEHARQEYERLRAYIATMEQKLPPRKEIPALLTAMEQFTKQVGVTLASIHPGTLTAVNAAPAGAQGQTPASQTPASQTPAGQTPAAGSRQKPARTLAYSSMPVDLLLSGTFAQTVDYLKQLRNFPRLIIVDSVSLSPQTLPKLNVTIRAEMYTLGTPSTQTGGTH